The Lycium barbarum isolate Lr01 chromosome 9, ASM1917538v2, whole genome shotgun sequence genome has a segment encoding these proteins:
- the LOC132609377 gene encoding F-box/kelch-repeat protein At3g23880-like, with amino-acid sequence MSDESAKLGSCSLPGDVILEILFRLPVKSLLRFQTVSKSWYAFLITPDFTQLHLRHTHEMLLRVSDRGPRDTPTISFFSLDHHKTTTVKEEIDEVYKIEDFADLSSSSVVVVVDLPFPCSPDDEVRVVGSCNGLLCVHFNRTSNIILWNPATRKYRFLESPDCVSFYSDPFFPYIMLGFVPETHEYKVVKVPSSSKNSNAKVWVYSMNSDSWEEIGADVLHGLLPKGGSAVTLNGCLYWMSYSNDNGRDIITSFDLFNQVFGKITLPNPDIVTNLTFQKLVVLKGCLSMIIYFGDGINVNHYEVWMMTKQQGAAESWTKQFDFSPFSKLARPVGSWRDSELLFGYPNGLSLELLSYNPFTKRTRSFQRRSLVGRFKVINYVESLESVEGS; translated from the coding sequence ATGAGTGATGAAAGTGCAAAATTAGGGAGTTGCTCTCTTCCGGGAGATGTAATTCTTGAAATCCTCTTTCGCCTTCCTGTTAAGTCACTGTTACGATTCCAAACAGTTTCCAAGTCATGGTATGCTTTCCTCATCACCCCTGATTTCACTCAACTGCATTTGCGTCACACTCATGAAATGCTCCTTAGAGTTAGCGATAGAGGTCCTAGAGACACCCCTACTATTTCTTTCTTCTCTCTTGATCATCACAAAACTACTACTGTTAAAGAGGAGATTGATGAGGTGTACAAAATTGAAGACTTTGCTGATCTGTCTTCTTcttctgttgttgttgttgttgatttgccATTTCCGTGTAGTCCTGATGATGAGGTACGGGTTGTGGGTTCTTGTAATGGATTGTTATGTGTTCATTTCAATAGGACTTCTAACATTATCTTGTGGAATCCTGCTACGAGAAAGTATAGGTTTCTTGAATCACCTGATTGTGTCTCCTTTTATTCTGACCCTTTTTTCCCTTATATAATGCTTGGTTTTGTACCTGAGACTCATGAATACAAGGTTGTCAAGGTTCCTTCATCTAGTAAGAATAGTAACGCTAAGGTTTGGGTTTACTCGATGAATTCCGATTCTTGGGAAGAGATAGGAGCTGATGTTCTTCATGGTTTGCTACCCAAGGGCGGGTCTGCTGTTACTCTTAACGGGTGCTTGTATTGGATGTCGTATAGTAATGATAATGGACGGGATATAATTACTTCTTTTGATTTGTTTAATCAAGTCTTTGGGAAAATTACGCTGCCTAATCCTGATATTGTCACTAACCTCACTTTCCAGAAGCTTGTGGTACTAAAGGGTTGTCTTTCTATGATAATCTATTTTGGGGATGGTATTAATGTGAACCACTACGAGGTATGGATGATGACTAAACAACAAGGTGCAGCTGAGTCTTGGACTAAGCAATTTGATTTTTCGCCCTTCTCTAAGCTAGCACGACCCGTTGGATCATGGAGGGACAGTGAACTTCTTTTTGGTTACCCGAATGGGTTGTCACTTGAACTCTTATCATACAATCCTTTCACAAAAAGAACTCGGAGCTTTCAAAGGAGAAGTTTAGTGGGTAGGTTTAAAGTCATTAATTATGTCGAAAGCCTAGAATCTGTGGAGGGCAGTTAA